The Rhodococcus rhodochrous DNA window CCGCGACATCGGTGTCGAGCGTGGTGAGCAGCCGGTAGGGCCGCGAGCCGAGGTGTTCGGCCCCGAGCACCTTGCGCAGGCGCGACATCTCGGCGCGGATCGTCACCGAGTCGAGTTCGTTCTCGTCGAGCAGCACCGCGAGCCGGTCGGAGCTCAGGCCCTCGGGGTGATCGGCGAGGATCAGCAGGATCTCGGCGTGCCGACGGGACAGGCCGACGCGTTCGCCTCCGCGGTGCAGGGCGGGCCGCCCGGCGCCGATCGTCTCGATGCGCGGCGTCGCCGAGGGGAACAGCGGGCGGCCGCTCAGGGCATGCAACCGCAGTTCGGCCTCCGCCGCCGCGACCGTCGCGCGAACGAGTTGCAGGACCTCGGGCGCGGCGACGCGGTGACCACCGGTGATGTCGATGGCACCGAGGACCCGGCCGCTGGTGGGGTCGTGCACGGGAGCGGCCGAACAACTCCATTCGTGCACCGTGCGGTTGAAATGCTCGGCGCCGAAGATCTGCACCGAATGATCCACGGCGAGAGCCGTTCCCGGAGCGTTCGTGCCGACGCGGTCCTCGCTCCAGTCGGCACCTTCGACGAAGCTCATCGACAGGGCGCGGTCGCGCGCGGCGTGGTCGCCCTCGACCCACAGCAGCCGTCCCTGACCGTCGGTGACGGCGACCAACAGTCCGCTGTCGGCGGCGTCCTCGACGAGGAGCTTGCGCACCACCGGGCGGATCAGCGACATGGGGTGGCCGGCGCGGTACTCCTCGAGTTCGTGCCCGGAGAGCAGTGCGGGTTGTTCGACGACGTCGGGATCGATGCCGCGTTGCAGGCTCCGGCTCCACGAGTCGCGGACCACCGAGCGCACCCCGTCGAGCCGATCCTTGCCGCGCGCGGAGACGAATGTGCCGTGCGCGCGCAGCACCGCACGTGCGTGCGCGGCCACGTCCGCTCCCGGGTCGAGTGCCACCCACGGGTTGGTCGTCGCGATTCCACGATCCGTCATGTACCGGCGCCTCCTCCCCCGACACTGTAGTCGGGATCACACCGTGTGCGGCAGGGCATCCCTCGCGGTCGCGGCGACCCGGTGGGCGAGCATCACCGCGGTGGCGTGCGGTCCACGGCTCGGGACCTGCGGAAACACCGAGGTGTCGACGACGCTCAACCCATCGATCCCGCGCACGCGGCACCACTCGTCGACCACGGCGTGCTCGTCGTCGCCCATCCGGCACGTTCCGGACAGGTGCAGCGACGTTCCGAGCCTGCCACCACGCGCGTCCACGCTGCCGGCCTCGACGACGCCGGTGGTCGCGGCGAGGAGGTCGGCGGCGAGCCGGACACCCTCTTCCAGAGCTCGCCGGTCGGCCGCGTCGGTCAGGTATCGATAGTCGAGCAGAGGTGGACGTCGCGGGTCGCGTTCGTCGAGCACGATGCGTCCGCGACTGCGTGGGCGCGTCAGGACGACGCCGAGCACCGGATCGGCGACACCACTGCCGGGGATCGCCGCACCGAATGCCGCGGTGTACGGGCGCAGTTCGAGGTTCTCGGTGTGCAGGACCGTCTCGAGCAGCACCGTGTGCGACGGGAGACCCGGGCGGAACCGGTAGGGGACGGTGAACTCCGGGTGGTCGGAGAAGTCGCAGCCCACCCCGGGAAGGTCGTGCAGCGGATCGATGCCGAGCCGGCGCAGTTCGTCGGCCGGTCCGATGCCGGAGAGCATCAGCAGCTGGGGGGACCTCACCGCGCCCGCGGCGACGATCACGTGTCCGGCCGAGATCGTGCGTGGTCCGTCGGGTCCGGCGATCTCGACGCCCACCGCGCGACCGCCCGCCATCACGATGCGGGTCGCGGACACCCCGCCGGCGACCGTCGGATTCGGCCGGTCCAGGACGGGCGCGAGGTACGCGAGGAACGGACCCACCCTCGTGCCGTCACGCACGTTCGACGGAACCGCACCCACCCCGTCGGGTCCTGGAGCGTTGAGGTCGGCGACCGGTGTGAATCCCGCACCTTCGGCGGCGTCGACGAAGGCACGCGAGAGCGGATGCATCCGTTCGCGCGGCACCCGGGCGACCGGTATCGGGCCGGAACTTCCGTGCAGGTCGCCGGGGATATCCGCGTCGGTCTCGACGGCCCGGAAGTACGGCAGCACCTCCTCGTACGACCACGAGGCGGGCCACGACGCGAAGTCGTCCGGCCGCGCACGCACGAAGTAGGCGCCGTTGACCGCGCCGGAACCGCCGAGCCCCCGGCCCCGCGTCACGGTCGCCTCGACGTCCGGGGTCAACCGTGCGGGGAAGTCCGCCGCCCACGGGCTCTCCGGACCCACCGGGAGGACGGCAGCGTCACAGATCTCGCGTGGAACAGCGGACGCCGATCCGAACGCCGCGCCCTCCTCGAGCAGCAGCACGGTGCGGTCCGGATCGTCGCTGAGCCCGGCGGCGAGAACGCAGCCGCAGCTTCCACCGCCGACGATCACCACATCGGCGTGCGCCGGGATCATGTCACTTCCGGATGTCGGGTACGAGCGCGGCCGCCGCGCGGGCGTCGAGCGCGCCCTTCCACAACCCCGCGCCGTACGCGAGGTCGTCGAGGCGCTTGTAGAGCAGGTACCGGACGGGATCGAGCCCGCCGCTCTCGCGGTGCGTCTTCCAGTCCCAGATACCTTCGGCCACAGCGCAAGCCAGCACGGCCCGACGAACCTTGCGGGAGAACACCGCTGCGACGACCGTGACCGGCCAGTAGTGCCGGCACACCGCCGACGCCACCTGCCACAGACCACCGGCGAATCCCTGGGCCGTGAGCAGCGCGGCGATGCGGTCGGGCCGGTCGAGTTCGGAGAACATCCGCCGCAACCGCACGAAGGTGACCACCTGGGTCAGCACCGCTGCCATCACCCCCACGCGGGTGAAGCTCGCGATCGCGACGCACGCGAGGAGCGTCCAGATCGACATCACCATCGGTGGGACGGAACCCGGATGCCGCTCGGCGAGCGGGGCCGCACCGGTTCCGTAGAATGCCTTGCGCGTCAACCACGTCCGGAAGCGGGTGCGATGGTCGTGCGCGACCCGCGAGATGGGCTCGTACCGCAACCGCCACCCCGAGGTCTGCAGTCGCCGGCACAGATCGACGTCCTCGGCCACGTGCAGCGCCTCGTCGAAACCACCGCAGGCGACGAGCGCGTCGCGACGGACGAGCAGCGCCGCGCTCGGCACGTACGAGACAGGACCACCCGCGACCACGGCGGATTCCCGGCTGCCGAGGTCGAGCGACGAGCGTGCGTGCTCGTACTTCGCGAGCGCGCTGCTGTCGGGTTCGAGGGCCACGATGCGCGGCGCGACGAGTGCGACCGCGGGATCGGTGAAGTGCCCCAGCGATCGTTCGAGCCAGCCGAGTTGTGGTACCACATCGGAATCGAGGAAGGCGACGAATTCCGTTGTCACCTGCTGCAATCCGGTGTTCCGGGCCGCTGCGGGCCCACGGGAGGTCTCGTGCCGGATCACCCGGACACGACCGCGTTCCGGCGCCTCGACCGGCTTCTCGGAACCGTCGTCGACGACCACGACCTCGTGCCCTTCGACGGCGGCGAGCAGACGGGCGAGGCCGGAAGGATTGTCCTTGACGGGGACGACGACGGTGACGGCGGAACTCGGCGGCAGCTTCGTCGGCCGGGGGTTCCCGATGCCCGAGTCCAGCAGACGGCGCGCGACCGCGGCGCTCTGCGCGTCGACGACCTCGACGAAGTCCTCGTCGATCATCGCTACGGCGGCGGGCGCGAGTGTGAGCATGCGCGTGGGCGATCCTCCGACGAGGACACGCCCTCCGGCGAAGCTGCGCACCCGTGCGTCGATGCGCACACCGAAACCGTCGGGGAGCCGGGTCGCCCGGGGCTGCGCCGCCTCCGGAGACGTCGCCTGTGGAGTGATAGCCCGACTCACCGAAGCCTTCCTTCCGTTCCCGGCTGCCACCGGGCGACCTGTGCACTCGCCCGCTCGACCAGACTCGCGAACAGGCGCGCGCCGAGTTCTGCGGTGGCCTCGGTGGGGTCTCCCAGCACTCCGTTCGCGGACACCGAGACGATACCGGCTTCGCGCAGTCGTGGCATCAGTGCTCCGATCGGTTCCGTCGCCCCGACCGCAGCCCGTGTCATGTCGACCGTCCCGGGTGCCAGGTGCAGCAGCAGACTCGTCTCGGTGACACCGGCATGGGCGTCGGATCCGGGCACCGCGCACGGAAGCCAGGCAGCATCGCGGCCTTCGTATCGCAGGAGACTCACCGCCTCGATCAGCGGATAGGCGTTGCCGCCGTGCCCGTTGACGAAGACGACCCGCTTCGCCCACCGGCACACCGACCTGCCGTATTCGACGAGCAGCGCCTTCGTCACCTCGGCTCCGATCGAGACGGTGCCGGCGAAACCTTCGTGTTCCCCGCTCGCTCCGTAGGGCAGCGGCGGGGCGAGGACCACCTCGGGCAGCTCGGCAGCGACAGCAGTCGCGATCCGGGTGTCGGTGTCGAGGGGAAGATGTGGGCCGTGTTGTTCGAGCGCACCGATCGGGACGGCCACCGTCACCCGGTCGGGTTCGATGTCCGTCCAACAGGCGTCGGCGAGCTCCCGCATCACCGCTCCGATGCTAAGGGTTTCGCGGGCGTGCACGAAACCCGGAGGTCCCGGTAGGTCCGCCGGACGCCGAGATCCGATCGGTACGCTTTCCCGGTGCTGATCGAACCTCGTCCGCTGGACGACCCGGACGTGCAGGACCTCATCGGCGAAGTCCAGCTCGAATACGTGCGGAGGTACGGCGGACCCGACGACACCGAACTGTCGCCGCACGAATTCGAGCCACCGAGCGGGGTGTTCCTCCTGGCGGTGGCCGACGGGATTCCGGCCGGGATCGGCGGCTGGCGTGCACCGGAGCATTCGCATCGAGGGGTGCGCGACGGTGATGCCGAGATCAAGCGAATGTACGTGCGGGCGAGCATGCGGCGTCGCGGTGTGGCCGAACGGGTGCTGGGTGCGCTGGAGCGGACGGCGACCGATGCCGGTCGCCGTCGCATGATCCTCGAGACGGGCAGCGAGCAACCCGAGGCGATCGCGTTGTACGCGAAGGCCGGGTACGTACCGATGAACGAGCGCTTCGGGCTCTACGCGGAATCACCGACCGCCATGTACTACTGCAAGGAACTGCCCCCGATCCGTCTGGCGACCGACGACGACCTGCCGGTGCTGCAGGAGATCGAACGCGCTGCGGGCAAACCCTTCGCCGAGATCGGAATGGCGTTCGTCGCCGACGACGATCCTCCGTCCGTCGAGGAACTGCGCGCCCACCGGGACGCGGGTCGCTGCTGGGCGTGGTTCGACGAGCACGGACGAGCGGTCGCGTATCTGGCGGCCGACATCGTCGACGACGGCGTCCACATCGAGCAGGTGTCGGTGCATCCCGATCACGCGCGTCGCGGGATCGGTCGCATGCTGATCGACCACGTCGCGGGGTGGGCGCGGGACGCCGGTTTCGGATCGCTGTCGCTGACCACCTACCGCGACGTGCCGTGGAACGCCCCGTACTACGCGCGTCTCGGCTTCCGGACGGTCGCGGCCGATGCACTCTCCCCCGCACTCACCCGGATCCGCGCGGAGGAACGGAGACACGGCCTCGACCGCTGGCCGCGGATCGTCATGCGCCGCGGGCTGGAGACGTAGGAGCCAGGTTCCTGGCGGCCCGCTCCCCCTCGACGATCGCGGCGTGCAGGCGGCGTGGCGTCACCGCGTCGCCCACGCGGATCACTCTCGTGCCCGGTACGGTGAGTTCCCGCCACAGTTCGTCGACGGGTTCCTGATGGGTGGCGACGACGACCGCGTCCACGGTGAGCGTCGTCTGCTCGCCGGTCGCGTGGTGGACCAAGGTGACCTCGGCGCCGTCCGGCAGGTCCACGACACCGCCGACGGCGACGCCGGTGAGTCGTTCGATCCGCTTGTCGTGGGCACGGCGCAACCAGCCGTCGAGCTCGAGCGTCAGGCCGAGGTCCTGACCCACGAGCATCCCCGGCG harbors:
- the mftF gene encoding mycofactocin biosynthesis glycosyltransferase MftF (Members of this protein family, MftF, are glycosyltransferases, members of PF00535 (glycosyl transferase family 2). The encoding gene is found as part of the mycofactocin cassette, in Mycobacterium tuberculosis, many other Actinobacteria, and occasional members of other lineages. Mycofactocin itself, a putative redox carrier, is a heavily modified derivative of the C-terminal Val-Tyr dipeptide of the mycofactocin precursor MftA (TIGR03969).) gives rise to the protein MSRAITPQATSPEAAQPRATRLPDGFGVRIDARVRSFAGGRVLVGGSPTRMLTLAPAAVAMIDEDFVEVVDAQSAAVARRLLDSGIGNPRPTKLPPSSAVTVVVPVKDNPSGLARLLAAVEGHEVVVVDDGSEKPVEAPERGRVRVIRHETSRGPAAARNTGLQQVTTEFVAFLDSDVVPQLGWLERSLGHFTDPAVALVAPRIVALEPDSSALAKYEHARSSLDLGSRESAVVAGGPVSYVPSAALLVRRDALVACGGFDEALHVAEDVDLCRRLQTSGWRLRYEPISRVAHDHRTRFRTWLTRKAFYGTGAAPLAERHPGSVPPMVMSIWTLLACVAIASFTRVGVMAAVLTQVVTFVRLRRMFSELDRPDRIAALLTAQGFAGGLWQVASAVCRHYWPVTVVAAVFSRKVRRAVLACAVAEGIWDWKTHRESGGLDPVRYLLYKRLDDLAYGAGLWKGALDARAAAALVPDIRK
- the mftE gene encoding mycofactocin biosynthesis peptidyl-dipeptidase MftE, with product MRELADACWTDIEPDRVTVAVPIGALEQHGPHLPLDTDTRIATAVAAELPEVVLAPPLPYGASGEHEGFAGTVSIGAEVTKALLVEYGRSVCRWAKRVVFVNGHGGNAYPLIEAVSLLRYEGRDAAWLPCAVPGSDAHAGVTETSLLLHLAPGTVDMTRAAVGATEPIGALMPRLREAGIVSVSANGVLGDPTEATAELGARLFASLVERASAQVARWQPGTEGRLR
- a CDS encoding GNAT family N-acetyltransferase, whose amino-acid sequence is MLIEPRPLDDPDVQDLIGEVQLEYVRRYGGPDDTELSPHEFEPPSGVFLLAVADGIPAGIGGWRAPEHSHRGVRDGDAEIKRMYVRASMRRRGVAERVLGALERTATDAGRRRMILETGSEQPEAIALYAKAGYVPMNERFGLYAESPTAMYYCKELPPIRLATDDDLPVLQEIERAAGKPFAEIGMAFVADDDPPSVEELRAHRDAGRCWAWFDEHGRAVAYLAADIVDDGVHIEQVSVHPDHARRGIGRMLIDHVAGWARDAGFGSLSLTTYRDVPWNAPYYARLGFRTVAADALSPALTRIRAEERRHGLDRWPRIVMRRGLET
- the mftG gene encoding mycofactocin dehydrogenase MftG; this translates as MIPAHADVVIVGGGSCGCVLAAGLSDDPDRTVLLLEEGAAFGSASAVPREICDAAVLPVGPESPWAADFPARLTPDVEATVTRGRGLGGSGAVNGAYFVRARPDDFASWPASWSYEEVLPYFRAVETDADIPGDLHGSSGPIPVARVPRERMHPLSRAFVDAAEGAGFTPVADLNAPGPDGVGAVPSNVRDGTRVGPFLAYLAPVLDRPNPTVAGGVSATRIVMAGGRAVGVEIAGPDGPRTISAGHVIVAAGAVRSPQLLMLSGIGPADELRRLGIDPLHDLPGVGCDFSDHPEFTVPYRFRPGLPSHTVLLETVLHTENLELRPYTAAFGAAIPGSGVADPVLGVVLTRPRSRGRIVLDERDPRRPPLLDYRYLTDAADRRALEEGVRLAADLLAATTGVVEAGSVDARGGRLGTSLHLSGTCRMGDDEHAVVDEWCRVRGIDGLSVVDTSVFPQVPSRGPHATAVMLAHRVAATARDALPHTV
- a CDS encoding GAF domain-containing protein, with the protein product MTDRGIATTNPWVALDPGADVAAHARAVLRAHGTFVSARGKDRLDGVRSVVRDSWSRSLQRGIDPDVVEQPALLSGHELEEYRAGHPMSLIRPVVRKLLVEDAADSGLLVAVTDGQGRLLWVEGDHAARDRALSMSFVEGADWSEDRVGTNAPGTALAVDHSVQIFGAEHFNRTVHEWSCSAAPVHDPTSGRVLGAIDITGGHRVAAPEVLQLVRATVAAAEAELRLHALSGRPLFPSATPRIETIGAGRPALHRGGERVGLSRRHAEILLILADHPEGLSSDRLAVLLDENELDSVTIRAEMSRLRKVLGAEHLGSRPYRLLTTLDTDVADVRRALDRGDVASAVRLCTGEILPGSMAPGIEEIRDELRSGVRAALLRCGEEHLLAQWTSSVHGREDITAWAAYRASIDPRSPRFAQVDATLTRLDRQLAT